Proteins co-encoded in one Synechococcus elongatus PCC 6301 genomic window:
- the ylqF gene encoding ribosome biogenesis GTPase YlqF: protein MSAPQIQWYPGHIAKAERQLQEQLKRVDVVLEVRDARIPLATDHPRLKSWLGSRERLLILNRLDMIPAPARQAWIDWFRSQGDRVLLTDAHAGTGVAQLSQAAQAAGAAMNARRKQRGMLPRAVRAVVIGFPNVGKSALINRLVKKKVVESARRAGVTRSLRWVRVSEHLDLLDAPGVLPSRLDDQTAALKLALCDDIGEAAYDNQRVAAALVDCLQALEAQPLSGVTPTLFFDRYGLSVDDTGEAYLAALADHRCQGDRERTALMLLNDFRRGSLGPIALELPPTA from the coding sequence ATGAGCGCTCCGCAAATTCAGTGGTATCCCGGTCACATTGCCAAGGCTGAACGCCAGCTGCAGGAACAGTTAAAACGGGTCGATGTGGTCTTGGAAGTCCGGGATGCGCGGATTCCCCTCGCGACCGATCACCCGCGCCTGAAAAGCTGGCTGGGAAGTCGGGAGCGGTTGCTCATTCTTAACCGCTTGGACATGATTCCAGCACCAGCACGACAGGCTTGGATCGACTGGTTTCGCAGCCAAGGCGATCGCGTTTTATTGACTGATGCCCACGCGGGTACTGGAGTGGCACAGCTCTCGCAAGCAGCTCAGGCAGCAGGAGCAGCCATGAATGCTCGCCGCAAGCAACGGGGAATGCTTCCCCGCGCGGTACGCGCAGTGGTGATTGGCTTTCCCAACGTTGGCAAGTCGGCCCTGATCAATCGCTTGGTGAAGAAAAAAGTCGTCGAAAGTGCTCGTCGTGCTGGTGTGACGCGATCGCTGCGCTGGGTGCGGGTCAGTGAGCATTTGGATCTGCTAGATGCCCCTGGAGTTCTGCCGAGTCGGCTAGATGATCAAACAGCAGCCCTAAAGTTGGCGCTCTGTGATGACATTGGCGAAGCAGCCTACGACAATCAACGGGTGGCAGCGGCTCTCGTCGATTGCCTGCAAGCCCTGGAAGCACAGCCCCTCAGTGGCGTGACCCCAACCCTCTTCTTCGATCGCTATGGATTGTCGGTCGACGATACTGGCGAAGCCTACCTCGCAGCCTTGGCCGATCATCGTTGTCAGGGCGATCGCGAGCGAACAGCCCTGATGCTGCTCAATGATTTTCGGCGGGGCAGCCTTGGTCCGATCGCCCTTGAACTTCCTCCAACGGCCTAA
- a CDS encoding CRR6 family NdhI maturation factor encodes MSRTLVLPADAIAQLDLSPVQTALPELKTADWLTLEQQVCLKIQWPRSEDDPRELAEIPEIRLWFIRLDATYPQFPLLVNWQSGELVRYAAMLVPHQFSRNEGLQFNPEALAIWVNHKIFYFAQQLADRGLSGSSRLKNFAQILGFEIDESFFELL; translated from the coding sequence ATGAGCCGTACCCTTGTTTTACCGGCAGACGCGATCGCTCAGCTTGACCTCAGTCCTGTCCAGACAGCCTTGCCGGAGTTGAAGACTGCCGATTGGCTCACCCTTGAGCAGCAAGTCTGTCTCAAGATCCAATGGCCGCGTAGCGAAGATGACCCGCGAGAACTGGCGGAGATTCCCGAAATTCGCCTCTGGTTTATCCGCTTAGATGCGACCTATCCCCAATTCCCCCTACTAGTGAACTGGCAGTCAGGTGAGCTGGTGCGCTACGCCGCCATGTTGGTGCCCCATCAGTTCAGCCGCAATGAAGGCTTACAGTTCAATCCTGAAGCTCTGGCAATTTGGGTCAACCACAAAATTTTCTACTTCGCTCAGCAACTCGCCGATCGTGGTTTGTCGGGCAGCAGTCGCCTCAAAAACTTTGCACAGATTCTGGGGTTTGAAATCGACGAAAGTTTCTTTGAGCTGCTCTAA
- a CDS encoding HU family DNA-binding protein, protein MNKGDLIDKVADRAHVTKKQAEHIISAALDTIIEAVSGGDKVTLVGFGSFEPRDRKAREGRNPKTGQKMKIPATKVPAFSAGKLFKEKVST, encoded by the coding sequence ATGAACAAGGGTGACTTGATCGACAAGGTTGCGGATCGTGCCCACGTTACGAAAAAACAGGCAGAACACATCATTTCAGCGGCACTCGACACGATCATCGAGGCAGTCTCTGGCGGTGACAAAGTCACCTTGGTTGGCTTTGGTTCCTTTGAACCTCGCGATCGCAAAGCGCGGGAAGGCCGCAATCCCAAAACTGGACAGAAGATGAAAATCCCTGCAACGAAGGTTCCAGCCTTCTCTGCCGGTAAGCTCTTTAAGGAGAAAGTCAGCACCTAG
- a CDS encoding RluA family pseudouridine synthase — protein MSDRLQLEITEVPSERLDRWLAQQWPHLSRARLQKLIAAGQLRVNGEVCDQKRWQPRLGDRLELEMPPTEAIALAPEEIPLDILYEDADLLIVNKAVGMVVHPAAGHDTGTLVHALLAHCGDSLTGIGGEQRPGIVHRLDKDTTGAMVVAKTEAALLSLQDQIRQKTAQREYLGVVFGSPRQDSGQVEEPIGRHLRDRKRMAVVPIERGGRWALTHWQVRERLGNYALLHYRLATGRTHQIRVHSHHMGHPLVGDPLYGNGRSLGVNLQGQALHAWRLSLQHPRTGEVIAVEAPLPAEFQRLLRVLRDRSAQS, from the coding sequence ATGAGCGATCGCCTGCAACTAGAAATCACAGAAGTGCCTTCTGAGCGGCTCGATCGTTGGCTTGCCCAGCAGTGGCCGCATCTGTCGCGGGCACGCCTCCAGAAACTGATTGCAGCGGGTCAGCTGCGGGTCAATGGAGAAGTCTGTGATCAGAAGCGCTGGCAGCCGCGTTTGGGCGATCGCCTCGAACTGGAAATGCCTCCGACGGAAGCAATCGCGCTAGCCCCTGAAGAGATTCCCCTCGACATCCTTTATGAAGATGCTGACCTATTGATCGTCAACAAAGCCGTGGGGATGGTGGTGCATCCGGCGGCGGGACATGACACTGGTACGCTCGTCCATGCTCTGCTAGCCCACTGCGGTGACTCCCTGACGGGCATTGGTGGGGAACAGCGGCCGGGTATTGTCCATCGTCTAGACAAGGACACCACAGGGGCGATGGTGGTGGCGAAAACAGAAGCCGCCCTGCTGTCTTTACAAGATCAAATCCGCCAGAAAACCGCCCAGCGGGAATATCTGGGTGTGGTCTTTGGTTCGCCTCGTCAAGATAGTGGCCAGGTTGAAGAGCCGATTGGCCGCCATCTGCGCGATCGCAAACGAATGGCGGTTGTACCGATTGAACGGGGCGGGCGTTGGGCACTCACCCACTGGCAGGTCAGGGAACGGCTCGGTAACTATGCGCTGCTGCACTATCGGCTGGCAACGGGCCGCACCCACCAAATCCGCGTTCACAGTCATCACATGGGGCATCCACTAGTGGGCGATCCGCTCTACGGCAATGGGCGATCGCTCGGGGTCAATCTGCAGGGACAAGCCCTCCATGCCTGGCGACTGAGTTTGCAACATCCCCGCACGGGCGAGGTGATCGCGGTGGAAGCCCCACTACCGGCAGAATTTCAACGTCTGTTGCGTGTCCTTCGCGATCGGAGTGCCCAATCGTGA
- a CDS encoding AI-2E family transporter produces the protein MSESDRRISLTTDSLLLIVGLSLILLMLWQLRGLILILMSAIVLAASIAPIVNQLEQWRLPRWLGVLVAYGGLLAILTGASLLVGPLVISQIQTLLRQLPNLVERVELLSIDIAEQLDLQDSPLLPQLVNPQEVAGWVINTSQQLLRQSYGITRGILGGFFSVVLGLLLSSYLVADSKTLGRGFVRLFAAPWDDRLAALLGPVGQRMGAYIRGRVLVSLLLGIAIALGLRTLGLGDYAIGLGAIAGFTNLIPFLGPFLGAIPALFVALAQGDSAWLFLWVLLLFVIIQNLESYVLDPLLVGAAVGIHPLYQLLAVLGGVQLLGIVGAVIAPPWIAGGALLLERLYLQPKDLAKQGLPSEATQP, from the coding sequence ATGAGCGAGAGCGATCGCCGCATTTCCCTCACAACTGATAGCCTGCTGCTGATCGTGGGGCTGTCCCTCATTCTGCTGATGCTCTGGCAGTTGCGCGGCCTAATTTTGATCCTGATGAGTGCGATCGTGTTGGCTGCCTCAATTGCGCCGATCGTGAATCAGCTCGAGCAATGGCGCTTGCCGCGTTGGTTAGGCGTGCTGGTCGCTTATGGCGGCTTGCTGGCCATCCTGACGGGGGCGAGCCTGCTGGTGGGTCCCCTCGTGATCAGCCAAATTCAGACCCTGTTACGGCAACTGCCCAACCTCGTTGAACGGGTAGAACTCCTCTCGATTGACATTGCCGAACAGCTCGATTTGCAAGACTCTCCGCTCTTGCCCCAGTTGGTCAATCCTCAGGAGGTGGCAGGCTGGGTGATCAACACCTCGCAGCAGTTACTTCGTCAGTCCTATGGCATCACCCGTGGCATCTTAGGTGGCTTCTTCAGCGTTGTGCTGGGTCTACTCCTGTCCAGTTACTTAGTTGCTGACAGCAAAACGCTGGGGCGAGGCTTTGTGCGACTCTTTGCTGCCCCTTGGGACGATCGCCTGGCTGCACTACTCGGCCCTGTCGGGCAGCGTATGGGCGCTTATATTCGCGGACGAGTGCTGGTGTCGTTGCTGTTGGGCATTGCGATCGCGCTAGGGTTGCGCACCCTTGGATTGGGCGACTACGCCATTGGTCTGGGGGCGATCGCAGGATTCACCAATCTGATTCCCTTCCTTGGGCCTTTCCTAGGGGCCATTCCGGCTCTGTTTGTGGCCCTAGCGCAGGGCGATAGCGCTTGGTTATTTCTCTGGGTTTTGCTGTTGTTTGTCATTATTCAAAATCTAGAAAGCTATGTGCTCGATCCGCTGCTGGTGGGCGCTGCAGTCGGGATCCATCCGCTCTATCAGCTCTTGGCGGTATTGGGAGGGGTGCAACTCCTGGGGATCGTTGGAGCCGTGATTGCGCCCCCTTGGATTGCTGGTGGCGCTCTTTTACTCGAGCGGCTCTATCTCCAACCCAAGGACTTGGCCAAGCAAGGGCTGCCGTCTGAGGCAACTCAGCCATGA
- the cobD gene encoding threonine-phosphate decarboxylase CobD, which translates to MTRPNHGGNLRWAAGLAGASPADLLDFSASLNPLGPPAWLATWLQQHYTHLIAYPDPQYRQLREAIARHHDCDPDWILPGNGAAELLTRAARDLAACREVLLLGPAFRDYERALTAVGVPWRRLALPLDRPASLATLRGLLEPQLTPETGLLINNPHNPTGWLWPLRDLWPLLQRCRLVVADEAFLDFLPTAADWSLQPCLAQSRSLVIVRSLTKFYSLAGLRLGYAIAHPDRLESWQQWRDPWSVNGLAAALGPELLADHDFQAATWNWLPPARAALASGLASIPGLRVLPSQANFLLVQAEDSILPLQERLLQQHRLLIRDCLSFTELGDRWFRVAVRSSAENQRLLEAIAAELA; encoded by the coding sequence TTGACCCGACCCAACCATGGGGGAAACCTGCGCTGGGCTGCTGGCCTAGCTGGGGCTTCCCCAGCTGACCTTCTTGATTTTTCAGCCAGTTTGAATCCGCTGGGGCCACCAGCTTGGCTGGCGACTTGGCTACAACAGCATTACACCCACCTGATTGCCTATCCTGATCCCCAGTATCGGCAGCTTCGAGAGGCGATCGCCCGACATCACGACTGCGATCCTGACTGGATTTTGCCCGGTAACGGGGCAGCAGAATTACTGACCCGGGCAGCCCGCGATCTTGCCGCTTGCCGCGAAGTTTTGCTACTCGGACCCGCCTTTCGGGACTATGAACGCGCCCTCACTGCCGTTGGTGTTCCTTGGCGGCGTCTAGCCCTACCTCTCGATCGTCCAGCCTCTCTGGCAACTCTGCGAGGTTTACTGGAACCTCAGCTCACACCTGAGACGGGCCTGCTGATCAATAATCCCCACAACCCCACGGGCTGGCTCTGGCCCTTGCGAGACCTATGGCCGCTCTTGCAGCGCTGCCGCCTGGTGGTTGCAGACGAAGCTTTTCTGGACTTTTTGCCGACTGCAGCGGACTGGAGCCTGCAGCCTTGCTTAGCTCAGAGCCGATCGCTAGTGATTGTGCGATCGCTGACCAAGTTCTACAGCTTGGCAGGGTTGCGCCTGGGCTATGCGATCGCCCATCCCGATCGTTTGGAGTCATGGCAGCAGTGGCGCGATCCATGGTCCGTCAATGGTCTCGCAGCAGCTCTAGGGCCGGAACTGCTCGCAGATCATGATTTTCAAGCCGCGACTTGGAACTGGCTCCCCCCAGCCCGCGCCGCATTAGCCAGCGGTTTAGCCTCGATTCCGGGACTGCGGGTGCTGCCGAGTCAGGCCAATTTTCTGTTGGTGCAAGCCGAGGACTCGATCCTGCCCTTGCAGGAGCGCCTTCTGCAGCAGCATCGGCTGCTGATTCGCGACTGCCTGAGCTTTACGGAATTGGGCGATCGCTGGTTCCGGGTGGCCGTGCGCAGTTCGGCGGAAAATCAACGCCTTCTGGAGGCGATCGCCGCTGAGCTGGCCTAA
- the apbC gene encoding iron-sulfur cluster carrier protein ApbC — MTLTTAAVLDALRPVEDPELRRSLVELNMIRDVAIAGDQVSFRLVLTTPACPLRELIVADCEKAVKALPGVASVAIEVGAEIPQQRSLPDRQGIGGVRNILAISSGKGGVGKSTVSVNTAVALAKAGARVGLLDADIYGPNTPTMLGVADAQPSVRPSPQGDILVPIETHGIKLVSMAFLIDPDQPVMWRGPMLNGIIRQFLYQTEWGELDYLIVDMPPGTGDAQLTLAQAVPLAGAVIVTTPQTVSLLDSRKGLRMFQQLKVPVLGIVENMSYFIPPDLPDRRYDIFGSGGGEKTAKELEVSLLGGIPLEIPLREGGDRGVPIVVSQPESASAQALTAIAQKIAAAVSVAALTQELGQES, encoded by the coding sequence ATGACTTTGACGACCGCGGCTGTTTTGGATGCCCTGCGTCCGGTAGAAGACCCAGAGCTCCGTCGCAGCTTGGTGGAACTCAACATGATTCGCGATGTAGCGATCGCGGGCGATCAGGTCAGCTTTCGTCTGGTGTTGACGACACCGGCTTGCCCTTTGCGCGAGCTGATTGTGGCGGACTGCGAGAAGGCTGTGAAAGCGCTGCCGGGCGTCGCAAGTGTCGCGATCGAAGTGGGGGCCGAAATTCCTCAGCAGCGCAGCTTGCCCGATCGCCAAGGCATTGGTGGCGTCCGCAATATTCTGGCGATCTCCAGCGGTAAAGGCGGCGTTGGTAAAAGCACCGTTTCGGTCAACACTGCTGTCGCTCTGGCTAAAGCCGGGGCTCGCGTCGGTCTGCTGGATGCGGATATCTATGGCCCGAACACGCCAACAATGTTGGGGGTTGCCGATGCCCAACCCAGCGTCAGACCCAGTCCCCAAGGCGACATCCTAGTTCCGATTGAGACCCACGGCATCAAACTCGTCTCGATGGCCTTTTTGATCGATCCCGATCAGCCGGTGATGTGGCGCGGCCCGATGCTAAACGGCATCATTCGCCAGTTCCTCTATCAAACAGAATGGGGCGAGCTGGATTACCTGATCGTCGATATGCCGCCGGGAACAGGTGATGCACAGTTGACCTTGGCGCAGGCGGTGCCTCTGGCCGGTGCGGTGATTGTGACGACCCCTCAGACGGTTTCCTTACTGGATTCGCGCAAGGGTCTGCGGATGTTCCAGCAGCTAAAGGTGCCAGTGCTGGGTATTGTCGAGAACATGAGCTATTTCATCCCGCCCGATCTGCCCGATCGCCGCTACGACATTTTTGGCTCTGGCGGTGGTGAAAAGACGGCGAAAGAGCTGGAAGTCTCTCTACTGGGCGGCATTCCCCTCGAAATTCCGCTGCGCGAGGGTGGCGATCGCGGGGTGCCGATCGTGGTCAGTCAGCCCGAATCTGCCTCGGCACAAGCCTTAACTGCGATTGCACAAAAAATTGCGGCGGCAGTTTCAGTTGCGGCCCTTACCCAGGAATTAGGACAAGAAAGCTAA
- the rodA gene encoding rod shape-determining protein RodA: MLARGLRFGQWRQKFAFLDAWKGMDRWLLFIPIALTLLGGLLIRSTQANQNFADWWQHWITGAVGVGLALAIARWRYDNWLKLQWWLYGVTCLSLIAVRFVGTTALGAERWISIGGFNIQPSEFAKPLMIVVLAAILSRETADRLPGLIKAIAIMSVPWLLIFLQPNLGTSLIFGAIVFGMLYWANAKPGWLLLMLSPLPSAILFEALPWAWPVWLAIVTSVGWKSFAWRWRGAIGALLTNVASGVVAGWAWQNLLQDYQKDRLILFLDPNKDPLGGGYNLIQARIAIGAGGIWGQGLNQGTQTQLRFIPEQHTDFIFSAVGEELGFVGSIAVILLFWLVCWRLIAIATSARDNFGSLLAIGVLSMLVFQIVINIAMTIGLGPVTGIPLHWLSYGRSALLANFIAIGIVESVWRFRQISRY, encoded by the coding sequence ATGCTGGCTCGTGGCTTGCGGTTTGGGCAGTGGCGTCAAAAGTTTGCCTTCCTTGATGCCTGGAAGGGCATGGATCGCTGGCTGCTGTTCATTCCGATTGCCCTGACCCTGTTGGGCGGCTTGCTGATCCGCAGCACTCAAGCCAACCAAAACTTCGCCGATTGGTGGCAGCACTGGATTACCGGGGCAGTGGGGGTAGGACTGGCGCTGGCGATCGCTCGCTGGCGCTATGACAACTGGCTGAAGCTGCAATGGTGGCTCTATGGGGTCACCTGTCTCTCACTGATTGCGGTGCGTTTTGTCGGCACCACAGCCCTAGGGGCTGAACGCTGGATCAGCATTGGCGGCTTTAACATCCAGCCCTCGGAATTTGCCAAACCGCTGATGATTGTAGTGCTGGCAGCCATTCTGAGCCGTGAAACGGCCGATCGCTTGCCGGGGCTGATCAAAGCGATCGCGATTATGTCGGTGCCTTGGCTACTGATCTTCCTGCAGCCCAACCTCGGAACTTCACTGATCTTTGGAGCGATCGTGTTTGGCATGCTCTATTGGGCCAATGCCAAACCGGGCTGGCTATTGCTGATGCTCTCGCCCTTGCCCTCAGCCATCTTGTTTGAGGCGCTGCCTTGGGCCTGGCCCGTCTGGCTGGCGATCGTGACTTCCGTTGGCTGGAAGAGTTTTGCGTGGCGCTGGCGCGGTGCGATTGGAGCACTGCTGACCAATGTGGCCAGTGGTGTGGTGGCGGGTTGGGCTTGGCAAAACCTTCTGCAGGACTACCAAAAAGACCGCCTGATTCTCTTCCTCGATCCCAATAAAGATCCACTGGGTGGGGGCTACAACCTGATCCAAGCCCGGATCGCGATCGGGGCCGGAGGAATTTGGGGCCAAGGGCTCAATCAAGGTACTCAGACGCAGCTGCGCTTTATTCCCGAGCAGCACACAGACTTCATTTTTTCGGCTGTGGGCGAAGAGTTGGGGTTTGTCGGCTCGATCGCCGTCATCCTGCTGTTTTGGCTAGTTTGCTGGCGGCTGATTGCGATCGCCACCAGTGCCCGCGATAACTTTGGTTCGTTGTTGGCGATCGGCGTTTTGTCGATGCTGGTTTTTCAGATCGTGATCAACATTGCCATGACAATTGGCCTTGGCCCCGTCACCGGGATTCCCTTGCATTGGCTCAGTTATGGACGATCGGCCCTACTGGCTAATTTCATTGCGATCGGAATTGTCGAATCGGTCTGGCGCTTTCGGCAGATCAGCCGCTACTGA
- a CDS encoding response regulator has protein sequence MSLEKILIIDDSRVIRARIRDMLPQGNFEVLEAQDGAEGLQLIRQVHPNLVLMDFLMPRMNGWEVLQHLQQDATLWDIPLVVMSGRKEEVTEHVTEPFEYFEFVGKPFERHDLVEAIRSAMTKARQRAAKPAPAPTAAGSSAEVAELKQRLKTVEEELASLKRQMGQLVTFIKQRLQ, from the coding sequence GTGAGCCTAGAGAAAATCCTGATCATTGACGACAGCCGCGTGATTCGGGCCCGTATCCGCGACATGTTGCCTCAAGGCAACTTTGAAGTGCTCGAAGCCCAGGATGGCGCTGAGGGACTGCAATTGATTCGGCAGGTTCACCCCAATCTCGTCTTGATGGACTTTCTGATGCCACGCATGAATGGCTGGGAAGTGCTCCAGCATCTGCAGCAGGACGCCACGCTCTGGGATATTCCCCTAGTGGTAATGTCTGGCCGCAAGGAAGAGGTGACGGAGCACGTCACGGAACCCTTCGAGTATTTCGAGTTTGTTGGCAAACCTTTTGAGCGCCACGACCTGGTGGAGGCCATCCGCTCGGCCATGACCAAGGCGCGGCAACGAGCGGCCAAACCTGCGCCAGCACCTACAGCAGCAGGCAGTAGCGCTGAGGTGGCAGAGCTCAAGCAACGGCTGAAGACTGTCGAGGAAGAACTCGCATCGCTGAAGCGCCAAATGGGGCAGCTAGTGACGTTCATCAAGCAGCGGTTGCAGTAG
- a CDS encoding pentapeptide repeat-containing protein — MRSVAWGLAIALWPIAVWAENPEDLQRLLTTRQCERCDLQDSGLVLARLSGARLTGSNLQRANLSGADLSGADLRQTDLRGASLQRANLAGANLTGARLDGVDLREAWLTEAILTPQQLALAHIQGAQGLDVTALPFERYQAWGIEAIQAGRFERAISYFDLALQRNPKSASTYLSRAIAYQGLGRSEQAIADAQAAEQLYKSQQNPEGEKRSQELRTTIVAAQERVASSGSNGGNGGGSAALAVLTGIVQGVLPFLLGFPF; from the coding sequence ATGCGCAGCGTTGCTTGGGGATTGGCGATCGCACTCTGGCCCATCGCTGTTTGGGCAGAAAATCCCGAAGACCTACAGCGATTGCTGACGACTCGCCAGTGTGAACGCTGTGATCTCCAAGACTCTGGCCTAGTGCTGGCCCGACTCTCAGGGGCCCGCTTGACCGGCAGCAATCTGCAGCGAGCCAATCTGAGCGGTGCTGACTTGAGCGGAGCCGACCTGCGCCAAACGGATTTGCGCGGGGCGTCGCTACAGCGGGCCAATCTTGCCGGCGCCAATCTGACTGGGGCACGCCTCGACGGAGTTGACCTGCGGGAGGCTTGGTTGACAGAGGCAATTCTGACGCCGCAGCAGTTGGCCTTGGCCCACATTCAGGGTGCTCAAGGATTGGATGTAACCGCGCTGCCTTTTGAACGCTATCAAGCTTGGGGCATTGAGGCGATTCAGGCGGGTCGATTTGAGCGTGCCATCAGTTACTTCGACCTCGCTCTCCAACGCAATCCCAAATCTGCCTCCACCTATCTCAGCCGCGCGATCGCCTATCAAGGTCTGGGGCGATCGGAACAGGCGATCGCCGATGCCCAAGCAGCAGAGCAACTCTACAAAAGTCAGCAAAATCCGGAAGGCGAAAAGCGATCGCAGGAACTGCGCACCACCATCGTTGCGGCTCAAGAACGGGTCGCCAGCAGTGGCAGCAATGGCGGTAACGGGGGCGGGAGTGCAGCCTTGGCCGTGCTGACGGGCATTGTCCAAGGGGTGCTGCCCTTCTTACTGGGCTTCCCCTTCTAG
- a CDS encoding universal stress protein, producing MFETILFPVDRSREAWEPSQLVLELVQQYSSRLVLLSVVADDAESAAAGAELLDKGRSLFEAQGIVPEIVERQGNPPFAICDVADEVGASLIVMGCRGIGLTPEGAAESVTNRVINLAPCPVLVVP from the coding sequence ATGTTTGAGACAATTCTGTTTCCTGTCGATCGCAGCCGCGAAGCCTGGGAGCCATCGCAGTTGGTCCTGGAGTTGGTGCAGCAATACAGCAGTCGCTTGGTGCTGCTGTCGGTGGTGGCCGATGATGCGGAGTCGGCAGCGGCTGGGGCAGAGCTGCTCGACAAGGGGCGATCGCTGTTTGAAGCCCAGGGTATTGTGCCGGAAATCGTCGAGCGTCAAGGCAATCCACCCTTCGCAATCTGTGACGTTGCCGATGAAGTGGGCGCTAGCCTAATCGTGATGGGCTGTCGGGGCATTGGCCTGACTCCGGAAGGAGCGGCGGAAAGTGTCACCAACCGAGTCATCAATCTTGCCCCCTGTCCCGTGTTAGTTGTGCCATGA
- a CDS encoding serine/threonine-protein kinase, which translates to MSASTLLAGRYELQAPLSSGGFAETWLAIDTMTPSRRSVVVKQLKTPADDSILPVVLAAFEREAAVLEHLGQHCDRVPVLYAYFQEAGQLYLVQEYIAGQTLRQLGRQSPEQARSLLEQLLAILATIHQAGAIHRDIKPDNIILRESDSRPVLIDFGAVRQAIETASATQLRTASKVIGTPGYMAPEQAMGRVTFATYLYGLAMTIGFILTGQDPLDWPTDHQTGLIFWEALLPDLDPQLRRILERASQPQLIQRYSSVAEMQAALTASTTAIATQVVAPRQQPRKQKERKARQTPSSAPPTRSLQPVPPPLPRSDRPQQQRSLWLGIGIFLVLSLTGAVLATGLWFWQEQERTRQQALRQQFEELQANLQEARRRAEAAKAEAERAKAEAEAAKNNPLGTLAEQWFGGSNETKVPTTLTADNAIATVESLYGAIAARNWSIAQTYFAGDLAAQFDPQFFEQFREVTVENLSITRQSIDRIELIGENRYIWPDGSQQREQRSFTIAPDSDGLKLVESQFLAVLEPRR; encoded by the coding sequence GTGAGCGCCTCCACCCTCTTAGCCGGTCGCTACGAATTGCAAGCGCCTCTGTCATCAGGGGGCTTTGCCGAAACTTGGCTGGCGATCGACACCATGACGCCCTCCCGGCGATCGGTGGTGGTCAAGCAACTGAAAACGCCCGCAGATGACAGCATTTTGCCGGTGGTTCTTGCAGCCTTCGAACGGGAAGCGGCAGTGCTCGAGCACCTCGGGCAGCACTGCGATCGCGTACCAGTCCTCTATGCCTATTTCCAAGAAGCCGGTCAGCTCTACCTCGTTCAGGAATACATTGCCGGTCAAACCTTGCGACAACTGGGACGGCAGTCGCCCGAGCAAGCGCGATCGCTTTTGGAACAACTGCTGGCGATCCTGGCAACCATCCACCAAGCGGGTGCCATTCATCGCGACATTAAGCCGGACAACATCATCCTGCGCGAGTCCGACAGTCGGCCCGTGCTGATTGACTTTGGGGCAGTGCGTCAGGCGATCGAAACCGCTAGCGCCACCCAACTGCGGACGGCTTCCAAGGTGATTGGCACGCCGGGCTATATGGCACCAGAGCAGGCGATGGGGCGAGTCACCTTTGCCACCTATCTTTACGGTTTGGCGATGACAATCGGCTTTATCTTGACAGGTCAAGATCCCCTAGACTGGCCGACGGATCACCAGACGGGTTTGATCTTCTGGGAGGCGTTGCTACCTGACCTCGATCCGCAGCTGCGCCGAATTCTAGAACGCGCCAGTCAGCCCCAACTCATCCAGCGCTACAGCTCTGTTGCTGAGATGCAAGCAGCTTTGACCGCTTCAACCACAGCGATCGCGACGCAAGTGGTTGCACCTCGCCAGCAGCCCAGGAAGCAGAAGGAACGAAAGGCAAGACAAACGCCCAGCAGTGCTCCCCCAACGCGATCGCTGCAACCGGTACCGCCACCGCTGCCCCGCAGCGATCGCCCCCAACAGCAACGAAGCCTGTGGCTCGGGATTGGAATTTTTCTGGTTTTAAGCCTGACTGGAGCTGTCCTTGCCACGGGCCTATGGTTTTGGCAGGAACAAGAGCGGACTCGACAACAAGCTTTGCGGCAGCAGTTTGAAGAACTACAGGCCAATCTTCAGGAAGCGCGACGCCGAGCCGAAGCCGCAAAAGCCGAAGCGGAGCGGGCTAAAGCTGAGGCAGAAGCTGCTAAAAACAACCCCCTTGGCACCTTGGCTGAGCAGTGGTTTGGAGGGAGTAACGAGACGAAAGTCCCCACCACGCTGACCGCTGACAACGCGATCGCCACGGTGGAATCGCTCTATGGTGCGATCGCAGCCCGGAATTGGTCAATCGCGCAGACCTACTTTGCCGGTGATTTAGCTGCCCAATTTGATCCGCAATTCTTCGAGCAGTTCCGGGAGGTGACCGTTGAGAATCTCAGCATCACACGTCAGTCGATCGATCGCATTGAGCTGATTGGTGAGAACCGCTACATCTGGCCCGATGGCAGTCAGCAACGAGAGCAGCGATCGTTCACGATCGCCCCGGATAGCGATGGACTGAAGCTGGTGGAGTCCCAGTTTTTGGCGGTGCTAGAACCCCGCCGCTAG